One segment of Choloepus didactylus isolate mChoDid1 chromosome 15, mChoDid1.pri, whole genome shotgun sequence DNA contains the following:
- the PRLHR gene encoding prolactin-releasing peptide receptor yields MDLLPTRGPGGPDLLSGLHPAVASPANQSTGASADNGTGSGPGAQAVTPFQSLQLVHQLKGLIVLLYSVVVVVGLVGNCLLVLVIARVRRLHNVTNFLIGNLALSDVLMCAACVPLTLAYAFEPRGWVFGGGLCHLVFFLQPVTVYVSVFTLTTIAVDRYVVLVHPLRRRISLRLSAYAVLAIWALSAVLALPAAMHTYHVELKLHGVSLCEEFWASQERQRQLYAWGLLLVTYLLPLLVILLSYVRVSVKLRNRVVPGCVTQSQADLDRARRRRTFCLLVVVVVVFAVCWLPLHVFNLLRDLDPRAIDPYAFGLVQLLCHWLAMSSACYNPFIYAWLHDSFREELRKLLLAWPRKIVPQGQNLTVSVVI; encoded by the coding sequence ATGGACCTACTGCCCACTCGGGGCCCCGGAGGCCCTGACTTATTGTCAGGGCTGCATCCGGCCGTCGCATCTCCAGCCAACCAGAGCACGGGGGCGTCGGCGGACAATGGGACCGGGTCCGGGCCAGGTGCACAGGCCGTCACGCCGTTCCAGAGCTTGCAGTTGGTGCATCAGCTGAAGGGACTGATCGTGCTGCTTTACAGCGTCGTGGTGGTCGTGGGGCTGGTGGGCAACTGCCTACTGGTGTTGGTGATCGCGCGGGTTCGCCGGCTGCACAACGTGACCAACTTTCTCATCGGCAACCTGGCCTTGTCGGACGTGCTCATGTGCGCCGCCTGCGTTCCTCTCACTTTGGCCTACGCCTTCGAGCCGCGTGGCTGGGTATTCGGCGGCGGCCTGTGCCACTTGGTCTTCTTCCTGCAGCCGGTCACAGTCTACGTGTCGGTGTTCACGCTCACCACCATCGCCGTGGACCGTTACGTGGTGCTGGTGCACCCGCTGCGGCGACGCATCTCGCTGCGCCTCAGCGCCTACGCGGTGCTGGCCATCTGGGCGCTGTCCGCGGTGCTGGCGCTGCCCGCCGCGATGCACACATACCACGTCGAGCTCAAGCTGCACGGCGTGAGCCTCTGCGAGGAGTTCTGGGCGTCCCAGGAGCGCCAGCGCCAACTCTACGCCTGGGGGCTGCTGCTCGTCACCTACTTGCTCCCTCTGCTGGTAATCCTCCTGTCTTACGTCCGGGTTTCGGTGAAGCTCCGGAACCGTGTAGTGCCCGGCTGCGTGACCCAGAGCCAGGCTGATTTGGACCGGGCGCGGCGCCGCCGCACTTTCTGCCTGCTGGTGGTGGTCGTGGTGGTGTTCGCCGTCTGCTGGCTGCCGCTGCACGTCTTCAACCTGCTGCGGGACCTCGACCCGCGCGCCATTGACCCCTATGCCTTTGGGTTGGTGCAGCTGCTCTGCCACTGGCTTGCCATGAGCTCGGCCTGCTACAACCCCTTCATCTACGCCTGGTTGCACGACAGCTTCCGAGAGGAGCTGCGCAAGCTGTTGCTCGCCTGGCCTCGTAAGATCGTGCCGCAAGGTCAGAACTTGACGGTGAGCGTTGTCATCTGA